A genome region from Carya illinoinensis cultivar Pawnee chromosome 2, C.illinoinensisPawnee_v1, whole genome shotgun sequence includes the following:
- the LOC122300324 gene encoding protein GFS12, protein MEAEMCFECLQRRIESDFSDRLVFSYGFSDSHSALPLGSSVVVQMSNPNGDGSANQFILVYIPTHYRNCMTKYVNEYIEENLQESYSNCGIDNFSQDRADVAIPETPSDKTISDSSTCNHSARFSCSRIITALASIAQVGICSYSVFEEVVANYLSGSLEDHILCSLSLLVEGKASGRDSINFLGLLGIPSFQENNFPGSLRHPNIAPVLAILKTSGYTNLVLPRAPYTLENILHYSPNALKSEWHIKFLIYQILSALAYIHGLGVAHGYICPSSIMLTDSCWSWLRVCDKPWLGFNCSTRHNGHTDATPAKIGCCIEGCPSQCLYADLKLSSSIDWHSDFKRWWRGEMSNFDYLLILNRLAGRIWGDHTFHTVMPWVIDFSTKPDENCDAGWRDLSRSKWRLAKGDEQLDFTYSTSEIPHHVSDECLSELAVCSYKARRLPLSVLRTAVRSVYEPNEYPSTMQRLYQWTPDECIPEFFCDPQIFSSLHAGMTDLSVPSWAGSPQEFIKLHRDALESDRVSRQIHHWIDITFGYKMSGQAAIAAKNVMLSSSDPTKPRSVGRRQLFTRPHPMRQDTARRTCDGANGLTMHQCRSNELESEESLLFETAYLQELEEASAFAEHARHLGAPYGFHQEYSGKDVSPAEEPPGESSKGSMSMLSDIVRNNGVPFGIDVNYLLEHIEVEGEGSMGYQDFLLWRQRSSCMSIFSEDAAKDIFSVGCVLAELFLRKPLFDSTSLAMYLESGILPELMQELPPHTKVVVEACIQKDWMRRPSAKSLLDSPYFPATIKSSYLFLSPLQLLAKDVSRLHYAASFAKQGALKKMGTLAAEMCAPYCLPIVLTPLSDAEAEWAYILLKEFIKCLNSKAVKALVLPAIQKILQTTGYSHLKVSILQDSFVREIWNRVGKQAYLETIHPLVISNLHVAPHKRSAAAASVLLIGSSEELGVPVTIHQTILPLIQCFGKGLCADGVDVLVRIGGLLGEVFIVKQLLPLLKHVIHTCIEVSYVKKPEPVQSWSALALIDCLMTLDGLVLYMSREMVVKELIDDRSCLHVMILMQKSLEFAVLQVAATTLMAVCQRIGPDLTALHVLPQLKELFDELAFSREISEGPAPLVRRSSKVYKPKIDGEAQIESRMDLALILYPSFASLLGIEKLRQGCATWLLLEQYLLRSRNWKWEYTGELSRSGLESVILKRPLFSKGLTSEYNPAKLLLNGVGWSIPQSQGVRGAKNLIPQRWINEVRKNPVEIDASTSNLVKLEPWFWFPSPASCWDGPDFLGRVGGLKDELPWKIRASVIYSVRAHQGALRSLAVCQDECTVFTAGIGPGFRGTIQKWDLTRINCVSGYYGHDEVVNDVCVLSSSGRVASSDGTIHVWNSRTGKLISVFAEPSVDFTHLASPLSPVSKINVEQANMLNSNTLSSGILTSAFDGSLYTCMHQLESIEMLAAGTGNGSLRFIDISRGQMLHLWRGDSVESGFPSLISALCSCGSDTTQACGTRASPSWIAAGLSTGHCRLFDLRSGNVITSWRAHDGYVTKLAAPEDHLLISSSHDRTLRIWDLRRNWPPQATIFKGHTDGVSSFSLWGQDVITISRNRIGLTSLSKSADEDGHLRIMPQKLYLADNGTKNLSMLSSISILPFSRLFLVGTEDGYLRICC, encoded by the exons ATGGAAGCAGAGATGTGCTTCGAGTGTCTCCAGCGCCGAATCGAGTCAGATTTCTCTGACCGGCTCGTTTTCTCCTATGGATTCTCTGACTCCCACTCCGCTCTCCCTCTCGGCTCTTCTGTCGTTGTTCAG ATGTCTAATCCAAATGGTGACGGCTCAGCTAATCAGTTTATCTTGGTTTATATTCCAACTCATTACCGTAATTGCATGACCAAATACGT AAATGAAtatattgaagaaaatcttCAAGAAAGTTATAGTAATTGTGGGATTGATAATTTTAGTCAAGATCGAGCGGATGTCGCCATACCAGAAACTCCGAGTGATAAAACAATTTCCGATAGTTCTACATGTAACCATTCTGCTAGGTTCTCTTGCTCAAGGATAATCACTGCGTTGGCCTCTATTGCTCAAGTTGGGATTTGTTCCTACTCTGTTTTTGAAGAGGTTGTTGCCAACTATCTGTCTGGGTCTCTGGAAGATCACATTTTGTGTTCACTTAGTCTCTTGGTTGAAGGGAAAGCTTCAGGGCGAGACAGCATAAATTTTCTTGGTTTACTTGGGATACCATCATTTCAGGAGAATAACTTTCCTGGTTCCCTGAGGCATCCAAATATAGCTCCTGTTCTTGCAATTCTCAAGACATCTGGCTATACTAATTTGGTGCTTCCAAGAGCACCTTACACCTTGGAAAACATTCTCCACTATAGTCCAAATGCTTTAAAGTCTGAGTGGCATATAAAGTTCTTAATATATCAGATACTCTCTGCCCTGGCTTACATTCATGGTTTAGGGGTTGCCCATGGTTATATATGCCCATCCAGTATAATGTTGACTGATTCGTGCTGGTCTTGGCTGCGGGTTTGTGATAAGCCATGGTTAGGATTCAATTGTAGTACAAGACATAATGGGCACACTGATGCTACCCCTGCAAAGATAGGTTGCTGCATAGAGGGTTGTCCATCTCAATGTCTTTATGCTGATTTGAAGCTTTCATCGTCTATAGACTGGCATTCTGATTTTAAACGGTGGTGGAGGGGAGAGATGAGTAATTTTGATTACCTGCTCATCTTAAATAGATTAGCTGGGAGAATATGGGGTGACCATACCTTTCATACGGTGATGCCATGGGTGATAGATTTTAGCACAAAACCTGACGAGAATTGTGATGCAGGGTGGAGGGATTTAAGTAGGAGCAAATGGCGGTTGGCAAAAGGGGATGAGCAGTTGGATTTCACCTATTCAACATCTGAAATCCCCCACCATGTATCAGATGAATGCCTTTCTGAATTGGCTGTGTGCAGTTACAAAGCAAGGAGGCTACCTTTGAGTGTTCTACGTACAGCTGTTCGTTCAGTATATGAACCCAACGAGTATCCTTCTACTATGCAAAGACTCTACCAATGGACCCCTGATGAATGCATTCCAGAGTTTTTTTGTGATCCTCAAATTTTTAGTTCTCTTCATGCTGGTATGACTGATTTGTCAGTACCTTCATGGGCAGGTAGTCCTCAAGAGTTCATTAAGTTACATCGTGATGCTTTAGAAAGTGACCGGGTCTCACGCCAAATCCATCATTGGATTGATATCACCTTTGGGTACAAAATGTCAGGTCAGGCAGCCATTGCTGCCAAAAATGTTATGCTGTCTTCTTCAGATCCCACAAAGCCAAGGTCAGTGGGACGCCGACAGCTCTTTACTCGACCACACCCTATGCGTCAAGATACTGCCAGGAGAACATGTGATGGTGCCAATGGCTTGACTATGCATCAATGCCGATCAAATGAATTGGAGAGTGAGGAATCTCTCCTCTTTGAAACTGCTTACTTACAAGAACTGGAAGAAGCGTCTGCTTTTGCTGAACATGCCAGGCATTTGGGTGCTCCTTATGGCTTCCACCAAGAATATTCTGGGAAGGATGTCTCTCCTGCAGAGGAGCCACCAGGTGAGAGTTCCAAGGGAAGTATGTCTATGCTCTCTGACATTGTCAGAAACAATGGAGTGCCTTTTGGTATTGATGTGAATTATCTTCTTGAGCATATTGAAGTTGAGGGTGAAGGTTCCATGGGATATCAAGATTTCTTACTCTGGAGGCAGAGGTCATCTtgtatgagtattttttctgaagaTGCTGCAAAAGACATATTCTCTGTAGGTTGTGTTTTGGCAGAACTGTTTTTGAGGAAGCCACTTTTTGATTCAACTTCACTGGCTATGTACTTGGAGAGTGGCATATTACCTGAATTGATGCAGGAACTTCCTCCTCACACTAAAGTAGTTGTTGAAGCATGCATTCAGAAGGACTGGATGAg GAGGCCATCTGCTAAAAGTCTTTTAGATTCACCTTATTTTCCTGCAACCATTAAGTCATCATACTTGTTTCTTTCTCCACTTCAACTTCTTGCTAAAGATGTCTCCCGTCTTCATTATGCTGCGAGTTTTGCAAAGCAAGGAGCCCTAAAAAAAATGGGAACATTAGCAGCTGAAATGTGTGCTCCATACTGCTTACCGATAGTATTGACTCCTTTGTCGGATGCTGAAGCTGAATGGGCTTATATATTGCTGAAAGAATTCATAAAATGCTTGAATTCAAAAGCAGTGAAGGCATTGGTCTTGCCTGCTATTCAAAAGATTTTACAG ACTACAGGTTATTCTCATCTGAAGGTATCAATTCTCCAAGATTCATTTGTGCGAGAGATATGGAATCGAGTTGGTAAACAAGCATATCTTGAAACTATACATCCTTTGGTCATATCAAACTTGCATGTTGCTCCTCATAAGCGTTCAGCGGCTGCTGCTTCCGTGCTGCTGATTGGTTCTAGTGAAGAGCTTGGAGTACCCGTTACAATTCATCAG ACAATCTTGCCTCTGATTCAATGCTTTGGGAAAGGCCTCTGTGCTGATGGAGTTGATGTCCTGGTTAGAATTG gtgGCCTTTTAGGCGAGGTTTTTATTGTCAAACAGCTGCTACCATTGCTTAAACATGTTATTCATACCTGCATTGAAGTCTCATATGTGAAGAAGCCTGAGCCTGTCCAGAGCTGGAGTGCTTTAGCTCTTATTGATTGTCTTATGACATTAGATGGCCTGGTTTTATACATGTCAAGGGAGATGGTCGTAAAGGAGCTAATTGAT GATCGGAGTTGCCTTCATGTTATGATTCTTATGCAGAAGAGTTTGGAATTTGCAGTGCTTCAG GTTGCTGCTACGACTCTCATGGCTGTTTGTCAGCGGATTGGACCAGATTTGACGGCATTGCATGTTCTGCCTCAGCTTAAAGAGCTATTTGATGAGCTTGCTTTCTCACGTGAAATTAGTGAAGGGCCTGCTCCTCTTGTGAGAAGAAGCTCGAAGGTCTATAAACCCAAAATTGATGGGGAGGCTCAAATCGAAAGCCGTATGGACCTAGC GTTGATTCTGTATCCTTCTTTTGCATCTCTTCTTGGTATAGAGAAACTTCGACAGGGTTGTGCAACATGGTTGCTTCTTGAGCAATATCTTCTACGGTCTCGTAATTGGAAG TGGGAATATACAGGAGAGTTGTCTAGAAGTGGCTTGGAAAGTGTAATCCTTAAGAGACCTCTGTTCAGCAAAGGCTTGACATCAGAATACAATCCTGCTAAGCTGTTACTTAATGGGGTTGGATGGTCAATTCCACAATCGCAAGGAGTTAgaggtgccaaaaacttgattccACAGAGATGGATTAATGAAGTACGTAAGAATCCAGTTGAAATTGATGCATCAACATCAAACCTTGTGAAGCTCGAGCCATGGTTTTGGTTCCCTAGCCCAGCTTCTTGCTGGGATGGGCCTGATTTTCTTGGGCGTGTAGGGGGTCTAAAAGATGAACTTCCATGGAAGATCAGAGCATCTGTTATATACTCGGTCCGTGCACATCAGGGGGCATTAAGATCTCTAGCTGTTTGCCAAGATGAATGTACGGTCTTCACTGCAGGAATTGGCCCAGGATTCAGGGGAACTATTCAGAAATGGGACCTGACGAGAATTAATTGTGTGTCTGGCTATTATGGTCATGACGAG GTTGTTAACGACGTCTGTGTCTTGTCGTCTAGTGGAAGAGTTGCATCAAGTGATGGAACTATACATGTTTGGAATAGCCGAACTGGGAAACTAATATCAGTATTTGCTGAACCCTCGGTGGATTTCACACATCTTGCAAGCCCTTTGTCTCCTGTTTCAAAGATTAATGTTGAACAGGCCAATATGCTTAATTCCAATACACTATCAAGTGGGATATTGACTAGTGCCTTTGATGGGAGCTTGTATACTTGTATGCATCAATTAGAATCTATTGAAATGCTTGCAGCCGGCACTGGAAATGGTTCTCTCAG GTTCATTGATATTTCCCGGGGTCAAATGCTTCATCTGTGGAGGGGTGATTCTGTTGAATCTGGTTTCCCTTCTCTTATTTCTGCATTATGCTCCTGTGGGTCTGACACCACACAAGCTTGTGGAACTCGTGCTTCACCGTCTTGGATTGCTGCCGGTCTAAGTACTGGTCATTGTCGGTTATTTGACTTGAGGAGTGGAAATGTTATTACCTCATGGCGAGCTCATGACGGATATGTGACAAAG TTGGCTGCACCAGAGGACCATTTGCTCATTTCAAGCTCTCATGACAGGACTTTACGAATCTGGGACTTAAGAAG AAATTGGCCACCTCAGGCTACTATTTTCAAAGGTCACACAGATGGGGTGTCCAGCTTCTCTTTGTGGGGCCAAGATGTTATAACGATCTCCAGGAATAGGATTGGTCTTACATCTTTATCTAAATCTGCTGATGAG GATGGGCATCTTCGGATCATGCCTCAGAAACTCTACTTGGCGGATAATGGAACAAAAAACTTATCGATGTTATCGAGTATAAGTATTCTTCCCTTCTCGCGGCTGTTTCTTGTTGGAACTGAAGATGGTTATCTGAGAATCTGTTGTTAG